Part of the Xanthomonas sp. SI genome is shown below.
CGCATTGGTCTGCAGGCCGATGGCGGTGCTGCGCGCGCCGCTGGCCGAACTGCTGGCGCCCGACGCGGTCGCGCCGGCGCCGCTGGCGAGGCTGTCCACGCCCAGCGCGGTGCTGCGCAGGCCGCTGGCCGTGGCGCCGGCACCGGCCGCGGTGCTGTTCACGCCGCTGGCGCTGGCCACGCCGCTGCCCGAGCTCTGGAAGTCGGCGCTGGTTTCGCCGGCGGCCGCCGCCACCGCATCGAGCTGCGTCTTGTTCACCGCATCGGTGGCGTTGACCGCCGCGCCGACGTTGGTGATGCGACGCGTGGCCGGCGCGCTGACTCCGTTGCCGCCGCCCACCGACACCACGTTGGCTTCGCTGGCGCGCGAACCGGCGCCGAGCGCGACGCTATTGCTGCCGCTGGCCCAGGCGCTGGTGCCCAGCGCGGTGGCGTTGATGCCGCTGTAGGCGTAGGCATCCTGGCCGATCGCGGTGCCGCCCTGCGCCGTGGCCCAGGCGAACTGGCCCACCGCGGTGGTCTGCGCCGCGGTGGCCCAGGCCGAGGCGCCGAGCGCGGTCGCATCCTCGCCGGTGGCGCGGGCGCTGTGGCCCAGCGCCGAGGCATACGCGCCGGACGCGGTGCTGCCCCAGCCCAATGCCGAGGCGTAGTCGCCCGCCGCCTCGGCGCCGTAGCCGAACGCGCTGGTGCGTGTGCCGCTGGCACTGCTGAACGCGCCGACCGCGGTGCTGTAGTCGGTCGTGGCTTCGGCCTTGTAGCCGTTGGCGGTGGACTGCACGCCGCTGGCCGTGGCGCCGGCGCCGCTGGCGCTGCTGAACGCGGCGGTGGCCTGCGCGCCCGCACCGAGCGCGGTGGCACCGACTTCGCTGGCGGTGGTGGTGCCGTCGAGCAGCACGTTGCCGGCGTCGTCGGTGTAGTACAGCGAGCCGCCGATCGCGGTGCTGGACTCGCCGGTGGCGGTGGCGTTGTAGCCGGACGCGGTGGCGTACTGCGCACCGGCCAACGCGCCGCTGCCGAACGCCGAGGCGCCGGTACCGAAGGCGTTGGACGCCTCGCCGGCGGCGGTGGCGTAGTTGCCCTCGACATAGCTGCCGACGTCGTCGGCCGGATCTGCGCCGCCGCTGGCCTTGAACTGCTTGCCGGTGGCATCGGCGGACTGCTTGACCGCATCCAGCTGCGCGACGTTGACCGCATCGGTGTCTTCGGTACCGGCGGCGACGTTGGCGATCTGCCGCTCGCTGCCGACGCTGCCCACCGACACGGTGTTGTCGCGATCGGCCTCGGACCCTGCGCCCAGCGCCACGCTGTTGCTGGCGGAGGCATAGGCGCCGTAGCCGAAGGCGCTGGAATCTTCGGCGCTGGCGTAGGCCAGGCTGCCGATGGCGGTGCTGAAGTCGGCGGTGGCGCCGGCGCCGGCGCCGAATGCCGACGAGTTGGCGCCTGAGGCCTCGGCCGGAATCAGCCCGAAGAACGAGGTGCCGCCGACCGCGACGCTTTCCTCGCCGGACGCCACGCTGGACTCGCCCAGCGCCACGCTGCCGCTGCCCGAGGCGGCCGCACCGACACCGACCGCGGTGCCGTAGTCGCCGCTGGCGAGCGCGCCGTAGCCCAGCGCCGAGGACAGGTAGCCGCTGGCTTCGCTGTAGCCGCCGAGCGCAGTGGCGCCGATGTTGGAAGCGCTGCTGCGGAAGCCCGTGGCGGTGGCCTGGTTGTCCGAGGCCACCGCTTCGCTGCCGGTGGCGGTGGAATAGGTCCCGCTGGCCTGCGCGCCGGCACCGCTGGCGGTGGCGCCGATCTCGCTGGCCAGCGCACCGTTGCCGATGGCGATGCTGTCCTGGCCCAGCGCCTGGCTGTCGCTGCCGAGCGCGACCGCATCGCTGCCGCTGGACACCGCGTTGAAGCCGATCGCGGTGGCGCCGGCGGCCAGCGCATTGGCGCCGCCGCCCAGCGCGGTGCTGCCGTCGCCGATCGCATTGGCCGCCTCGCCGGCGGCCAGCGCATTGTCGCCTTCGACATAGGCGCCAGCATCGCTGGCGTCGCTACTGCTGGCCTGGAAGTACTTGCTGGTGGTTTCCGCCGCCTGCTTGACCGCATCGAGCTGGGCGACGTTGACCGCGTCGGTGGCGTCGGTGCCGGCGGCGACGTTGGTGATCTGGCGCTCGTTGCCGGCGCTGCCCACCGACACGCTGTAGGCGCGGTCTGCGACCGAACCCGCACCCAGCGCCACGGCGTTGGAGGCGGTCGCCTCGCTGCCCGCGCCGATCGCCACTGCGCTTTCCGCATCGGCCAGGCTGTTGGTGCCCAGGGCGATGGTGTTGACCTGGTTGCCCAGCGCCTGGAAGCCCATCGCCACGCTGTAGTTGCCGTAGCCGAACGCACCGCGGCCCACCGCGGTGGCGCTGAGGCCCGGTGCCCAGCTGTTGAAGCCGATCGAGGTGGCGCCGCTGCCGCTGGCCCACGCACCGGTACCGAATGCCGAGGCATTGGTGCCGGTCGCCCAGGCCGAGGCGCCGAACGCCGAGGCGCCGTCGGCGGTGGCCCAGGCGTAGGCGCCGCTGGCAGTGGCGTCGTCGCCGCTGGCCCAGGCGTTGTCGCCCTGCGCCAGGCTGTAGCTGCCGGTCGCACGCGCCTTGTAGCCGCCGGCGGTGCTGTGGTCGCCGGTGGCCTGCGCGCCATAACCTGTGGCGGTCGCCAGCGCGCCGGTGGCCTGTGCGCCGGCACCGATGGCGGTGGCGTTCTCGCCGGCGTTGGCGCCGATCAGTTGCGCATTGCCGTCGGCATCGGTGATCGGCTGGTTGTACTGGTCGAACGCCTGGCCCTGGCCGCCAATGGCGGTGCTGCCGGCGCCGCCGGCGGTGCTGCCGTTGCCGAGCGCGACTGCATCGCTGCCGATCGCGGCGGCGCCGCTGCCGTACGCGGCCGCGCCGTTGCCGTAGGCGTTGGCCGCATCGCCTGCCGCGACGGCGCCCTCGCCATCGGCGTAGGCGCCGACCGTGCCGCTGCCGCTGCTGGTGAAGAACTTGGCGGTGGTCTCGGCGGTCTGCTTCACCGCGTCCAGCTGCGCCACATTGACCGCGTCGGTGGCCTGGCTGCCGGCGGCGACGTTGGCGATCTGCCGTTCGCTGCCCACATCGCCGACCGACACCGTGTTGGCGCGGCGCGCGACCGAGTTGGAACCCAGCGCCACGCTGTCGGCGGCGAGCGCGGTGCTGTAGTAGCCGATCGCGGTGCTGTTGGCGCCGCTGGCCCAGGACTCGGCGCCGAGCGCCGTAGCGAAGGCGCCCGGCGCATAGGCGAAGTAGCCCAGCGCGGTGCTTTCCAGGCCGGAGGCCTCGCTGAGGCTGCCGCTGGCCAGGCTGTAATCGCCCGACGCGATCGCGCCGGCGCCGAACGCCGCCGAGCTCTCGCCGCTGGCCTGGGTCTGCACGAACAGGCCCAGGCCCGGGATCAGGTCGGCCGGGCCGCCGACGGCGACGCTGCTGGCGCCGGTCGCCGCGCTCTGCGTGCCGATCGCGGTGGCGTAATCGCCGCTGGCATTGGACACCGCGCCGAACGCCGAGGCCTGCGCGCCGCTGGCATAGGCGCCCACGCCCACCGCCGAGGCGGCAAAGCCGCCGGCATCGGCGCTGGCGCCCAGCGCGGTGCCGCCGACGCCGGCGCTGGTCGCACCGGTATCCACCGCCACCCCGCCATTGGTGATCAGCGGGTCGCCGTTCTCGTCGACCGCTACCCCACCCACGGCCACCGCCGCCGGGCCGGTGGCCTGCGCGTTGGTGCCGAACGCGGCGCTGTTCTGCCCCGCCGCGACCGCGCCGCTGCCCACCGCGGTCGCCCCGCTGCTCAACGCATCGGCGCCAGCGCCGAGCGCGGTGCTGCCGTTGCCGATGGCATTGGCCGCCTCGCCCGCGGCCAGCGCATCGTCGCCTTCGACATAGGCGCCGGCGTCGCTGTTGCCGGCGCTGGCCTGCAGATACTTGCCCGCTTCCTGCAGCTGCGCGACGTTGACCGCATCGGTGGCCTCGGTGCCGGCGGCGACACTGGTGATCTGCCGGGTCAGGCCGCTGGCCACGTCGCCGACAGAGACGCTGTTGTCGCGGTCCGCGTAGGAATACGCGCCGAGCGCGACCGCGCTGGATGCGGAACGTTCCTGTGCATCCGCGAGCCAGCTGCTGACCCGCGCGCCGTAGCCGATCGCGGTCGCGTCGGTGCCGTTGGCCGCGCTGTTGGCACCGATCGCGGTGCTGCTGTCGTGGAACATCGAGGTCACCGCATCGGCGCCGAGAGCCACGCTGTTGGCGGTCCACGCGGTGGACGCCTGGCCGATCGCCACTCCGCCCTCGCCCGCGGACAGCGCATGGGCGCCGAGCGAGACGGTGTGCGGCGCGAACGAACCGGCGCTGTGGCCGATCGCCACCGAGTCGACGGCATCGTTATCAAAGCTCGGGAACACGTTGGCGTTGTAGCCCAGCGCGATCGCGTAGTTGCCCTGGCTCTGCGCGCCCGCGCCCAGGGCGACGCCGCCGACGCCGGTCGCCGCGGCGATGCCGACGCTGTTGCCGGCACTTTCGGCGGCGGTGCTGACGCCGCCGATGGCGACGCTGTCGGTGCCGCTGGCCAGGGCATTCATGCCCATCGCCACGGTGCTGGTCGCGGTCGCCCGCGCGCCGATACCGGTCGCGGTGGCGTAGTCGCCCGCAGCGCGCGAGCCGTAGCCCACCGCCGTGCCCAGCGCGCCGGACACTTCGGACAGGCCGCCGACCGCGGTGGCGCCGTCCTGGAAGGTCTGCGCGTGGTAGCCCAGCGCGGTGCTCTGCACGCCGCTGGCGGAACTGCCGGTGCCGACCGCGGTGCTCAGCGCATCCAGCGCCTGCGCGCCGCCGCCGACCGCGGTGGCCGCAGTGCCCAGCGCCTGCGTGGTCTGCTCGCGACTGCCGACGATGAAACCGTCGTCGTCGTATTCGTAGACGGTGGCGACGCCGCCGATCGCGGTCGCCGACTCGCCATTGGCAGTGGCATTGGCGCCGAGCGCGCTGGCGTTCTGGCCATTGGCCACCGCGCCGCTGCCGATCGCCGAGGCGGCGGTGCCGCCGGCGAAGCTGCTGGAGCCGAGGGCGGTGGCGTAGTCGCCATCGGCCAAGGCGTTGGAACCGGAGGCGGTGGCGTCTTCGCCCTGCGCCAGCGCGCTGCCTTCGCCGTTGGCGGAGAACAGGCGCGCGGTGGTGTCGGCGACGTTGGCGACCGCATCGAGCTGGTCCAGGTTCACCGCATCGGTGCCCTCGGTGCCGGCGGCGACGTTGGCGATCTGGCGTTCGTTGCCGGCGCTGCCGACCGACACCGTGTCGGCGCGGTCGGCAGTGGAACCCTGGCCCAGCGCGACGCTGCCGGCGGCCGACGCCTTGGCGCCGTAGCCCAGCGCGGTGGAGTCCTCGGCCTGCGCCCATGAGGCGCCGCCGAGTGCGGTGCTGGAGTCGCCGTCGGCCGAACTGAGCCAGCCGATCGAGGTGGAGAACGCGCCGTTGGCCCAGGCGCCGGCGCCGAACGCCGAACCGCCTTCGCCCTGCGCTTCGGTCGTCAAAAAGCCCAGCACGCTGCCGCCGACCGCGGTGCTGGATTCGCCGCTGGCCAGGCTCGACTCGCCCACTGCCACGGCACTGCCGCCGCTGGCATTGGCGCCGTAGCCGAACGCGGAGGCGAACTCGCCGCCGGCCTGGCTGAAGCCGCCGTTCGCGGTGCTCGCCAGACCGCCAGCTGCGGCGGAGAAACCGGTCGCCGTGCTCTGCACGCCGTCGGCGCGCGCGGCGGTACCGAGTGCGGTGGAGAACGCGCCGTTGCCCTGCGCCCCGGCGCCGAACGCGCTGGCGCCCTGCGCCGCGGCGCTGGTGGTGCCTTCCAGCAGCACCTCGCCGTTCTCGTCGACGATCGACAGCGCACCGCCAACCGCGGTCGCCGAGGCGCCCGTCGCGGTCGCGTTGCTGCCCACCGAGGTGGCATTGCCGCCGATGCTGGTGGCGCCGCTGCCGAGCGC
Proteins encoded:
- a CDS encoding ESPR-type extended signal peptide-containing protein, coding for MNRIYRKVWNKALGMWTVASELASGDSRGQLVREGRAGRAQGLALSAAIAMALGAGGSVLPSAVQAQALQIGDGASASGDYATAVGAESNASGEQSTATGAASNASGDGSVASGALSEANGLESTALGYYSTASGIGATALGAESVANGTATAAVGLGATADADFATAVGGFASASGYNSTALGNAAVAQGENSVALGADALADRDNSVSVGKAGAERQITNVAAGSEATDAVNVAQLDAVKQTADTTAKYFQSSGSADSDAGAYVEGDNALAAGEAANAIGNGSSALGSGATSIGGNATSVGSNATATGASATAVGGALSIVDENGEVLLEGTTSAAAQGASAFGAGAQGNGAFSTALGTAARADGVQSTATGFSAAAGGLASTANGGFSQAGGEFASAFGYGANASGGSAVAVGESSLASGESSTAVGGSVLGFLTTEAQGEGGSAFGAGAWANGAFSTSIGWLSSADGDSSTALGGASWAQAEDSTALGYGAKASAAGSVALGQGSTADRADTVSVGSAGNERQIANVAAGTEGTDAVNLDQLDAVANVADTTARLFSANGEGSALAQGEDATASGSNALADGDYATALGSSSFAGGTAASAIGSGAVANGQNASALGANATANGESATAIGGVATVYEYDDDGFIVGSREQTTQALGTAATAVGGGAQALDALSTAVGTGSSASGVQSTALGYHAQTFQDGATAVGGLSEVSGALGTAVGYGSRAAGDYATATGIGARATATSTVAMGMNALASGTDSVAIGGVSTAAESAGNSVGIAAATGVGGVALGAGAQSQGNYAIALGYNANVFPSFDNDAVDSVAIGHSAGSFAPHTVSLGAHALSAGEGGVAIGQASTAWTANSVALGADAVTSMFHDSSTAIGANSAANGTDATAIGYGARVSSWLADAQERSASSAVALGAYSYADRDNSVSVGDVASGLTRQITSVAAGTEATDAVNVAQLQEAGKYLQASAGNSDAGAYVEGDDALAAGEAANAIGNGSTALGAGADALSSGATAVGSGAVAAGQNSAAFGTNAQATGPAAVAVGGVAVDENGDPLITNGGVAVDTGATSAGVGGTALGASADAGGFAASAVGVGAYASGAQASAFGAVSNASGDYATAIGTQSAATGASSVAVGGPADLIPGLGLFVQTQASGESSAAFGAGAIASGDYSLASGSLSEASGLESTALGYFAYAPGAFATALGAESWASGANSTAIGYYSTALAADSVALGSNSVARRANTVSVGDVGSERQIANVAAGSQATDAVNVAQLDAVKQTAETTAKFFTSSGSGTVGAYADGEGAVAAGDAANAYGNGAAAYGSGAAAIGSDAVALGNGSTAGGAGSTAIGGQGQAFDQYNQPITDADGNAQLIGANAGENATAIGAGAQATGALATATGYGAQATGDHSTAGGYKARATGSYSLAQGDNAWASGDDATASGAYAWATADGASAFGASAWATGTNASAFGTGAWASGSGATSIGFNSWAPGLSATAVGRGAFGYGNYSVAMGFQALGNQVNTIALGTNSLADAESAVAIGAGSEATASNAVALGAGSVADRAYSVSVGSAGNERQITNVAAGTDATDAVNVAQLDAVKQAAETTSKYFQASSSDASDAGAYVEGDNALAAGEAANAIGDGSTALGGGANALAAGATAIGFNAVSSGSDAVALGSDSQALGQDSIAIGNGALASEIGATASGAGAQASGTYSTATGSEAVASDNQATATGFRSSASNIGATALGGYSEASGYLSSALGYGALASGDYGTAVGVGAAASGSGSVALGESSVASGEESVAVGGTSFFGLIPAEASGANSSAFGAGAGATADFSTAIGSLAYASAEDSSAFGYGAYASASNSVALGAGSEADRDNTVSVGSVGSERQIANVAAGTEDTDAVNVAQLDAVKQSADATGKQFKASGGADPADDVGSYVEGNYATAAGEASNAFGTGASAFGSGALAGAQYATASGYNATATGESSTAIGGSLYYTDDAGNVLLDGTTTASEVGATALGAGAQATAAFSSASGAGATASGVQSTANGYKAEATTDYSTAVGAFSSASGTRTSAFGYGAEAAGDYASALGWGSTASGAYASALGHSARATGEDATALGASAWATAAQTTAVGQFAWATAQGGTAIGQDAYAYSGINATALGTSAWASGSNSVALGAGSRASEANVVSVGGGNGVSAPATRRITNVGAAVNATDAVNKTQLDAVAAAAGETSADFQSSGSGVASASGVNSTAAGAGATASGLRSTALGVDSLASGAGATASGASSSASGARSTAIGLQTNAIGENGVALGYNSFVRNSGSNGVAIGANAGVSADNAVALGAGSRVYEADTVSLGSGNGRGGPATRRIVNLTAGSIAAGSTEAINGSQLYQSLSNMATFLGGGAGLGAQGLFVAPTYVIQGASYSNVGDALAALDGKVSELDARSGGTASVSRNARVASVASVAEPESSVATAQAASESATVSGTASTAQVGEAVVADAGASATAVGTAARANDVTGTAIGGSAYAHGPNDTAIGSNAKVNADGSTAVGANSHIAAVATNAVAMGEGASVTAASGTALGQGASATAQGAVALGQGSVADRANTVSVGSAGNERQVANVAAGTQATDAVNKGQLDSGVATAKSYTDTRFNTMADSFDVLRGDVDARLRDQDRRIDRQGAMSAAMLNMATSAAGIRTQNRVGAGVGFQNGESALSVGYQRAFSDRATLTIGGAFSGDDSSVGIGAGFGW